A region from the Aegilops tauschii subsp. strangulata cultivar AL8/78 chromosome 5, Aet v6.0, whole genome shotgun sequence genome encodes:
- the LOC109754710 gene encoding uncharacterized protein At3g52155, chloroplastic, whose protein sequence is MMRAPPRLLSPPSSATAPHLLLYASSAACRLPPSAAAVARSVSVSTTVVDAPAAAAEPGSSDSASATPRRRLILLRHGDSAVGERFTRDHDRPLSKAGRADAISVSDKFHQMGWIPELILCSDATRTKETLQIMQEHVQGLSQALVHFIPSFYSIAAMDGQTAEHLQKAICEYSTDEILTVMCMGHNKGWEEAASMFSGDSVVLKTCNAALLEAAGKSWIEAFSQAGLGGWKLHGIVKP, encoded by the exons ATGATGAGAGCTCCTCCTCGGCTACTGTCGCCTCCTTCCTCCGCCACGGCTCCTCACCTCCTCCTCTACGCTTCCTCCGCGGCCTGCCGCCTCCCTCCCTCCGCGGCCGCCGTCGCCCgctccgtctccgtctccaccACCGTCGTCGAcgccccggccgccgccgccgagccgggCTCCTCCGACTCGGCCTCCGCCACGCCGCGACGCCGCCTCATCCTCCTCCGCCACGGGGACAGCGCGGTTGGGGAACGCTTCACCAGAG ATCATGACAGACCACTGAGCAAAGCTGGAAGAGCTGATGCAATAAGCGTTTCTGATAAATTCCATCAAATGGGATGGATACCTGAGCTTATCCTATGCAG TGATGCAACTCGTACAAAGGAAACTCTTCAGATCATGCAAGAGCATGTTCAAGGATTGTCTCAAGCACTTGTGCATTTCATCCCAAGTTTCTACTCGATTGCTGCAATGGATGGTCAAACTGCCGAGCACTTGCAAAAGGCAATTTGTGAATATTCAACTGATGAGATACTAACGGTGAT GTGCATGGGACATAATAAAGGATGGGAAGAAGCAGCCTCTATGTTTTCTGGTGATTCAGTGGTGCTCAAGACGTGTAATGCTGCATTGCTAGAAGCTGCTGGGAAATCATGGATTGAG GCTTTTTCGCAGGCTGGCCTTGGGGGATGGAAGCTTCACGGCATTGTAAAGCCATAA